Proteins encoded by one window of Serratia nevei:
- a CDS encoding putative T6SS immunity periplasmic lipoprotein encodes MKKLTFLVALVLLSGCVQERPWFYPANVSVKNNRVCISVPDDIAGKRELVGIGIYQPGGGGKAEWSTSVAPGQQPIAVMPGECLAVVFDGFQIGHSYSVEIATVGNASNEVPRKYWTEFTLVADKADGKKPAVVPIQR; translated from the coding sequence ATGAAAAAACTGACTTTTTTAGTGGCGTTGGTATTACTGAGCGGCTGTGTGCAGGAGCGTCCCTGGTTCTATCCGGCAAATGTCAGCGTTAAAAACAATCGCGTATGCATTAGCGTGCCGGACGATATTGCCGGAAAACGCGAGCTGGTGGGCATCGGAATTTATCAACCGGGGGGCGGCGGGAAGGCGGAATGGTCCACTTCTGTTGCGCCAGGTCAGCAACCGATAGCGGTGATGCCAGGCGAATGCTTGGCGGTGGTTTTCGACGGGTTCCAGATTGGGCATAGCTATTCGGTTGAGATTGCGACGGTCGGCAATGCGTCAAATGAGGTGCCGCGCAAATATTGGACTGAATTTACATTGGTTGCTGACAAAGCGGACGGTAAAAAACCCGCTGTCGTACCCATTCAGCGCTAA
- the bhsA gene encoding multiple stress resistance protein BhsA, which produces MKTIKTFATAIALATVSFTTFAAEHVSAQDAAQFEKAGVIVASGATDLSSLKSQLAAKADAAGAKAFTITSTSGNNLMHATAVIYK; this is translated from the coding sequence ATGAAAACCATCAAAACTTTTGCTACTGCTATCGCCCTGGCCACCGTTTCTTTCACCACTTTCGCCGCTGAGCACGTCAGCGCCCAGGATGCCGCCCAATTCGAAAAAGCCGGCGTGATCGTCGCCAGCGGCGCGACCGACCTGAGCAGCCTGAAGTCGCAGCTGGCCGCCAAAGCCGATGCGGCAGGCGCCAAGGCCTTCACCATCACCTCCACCAGCGGTAACAACCTGATGCACGCCACCGCAGTTATCTACAAATAA
- a CDS encoding flavin reductase family protein has protein sequence MSRESRYYYEPAAGHGLPHDPLNAIVGPRPIGWISSRSAAGLRNLAPYSFFNCFNYRPPIIGFASTGWKDSVANIVETGEFVWNLATRPLAEAMNNSAINLPRGEDEFAFAGVTPLPGRRVKAERVAESPVNFECRLTQCIQLQTAAGEQVETWLVLGEVVAVHLDPALLDEHGVYQTAAAEPILRAGGPTAYYGISEQHRFDLARPTR, from the coding sequence ATGAGCCGTGAATCTCGTTATTATTATGAACCCGCCGCCGGCCACGGCCTGCCGCACGATCCGCTGAACGCCATCGTCGGCCCGCGCCCCATCGGCTGGATCTCCTCCCGCAGCGCCGCCGGCTTGCGCAATCTGGCGCCCTACAGCTTTTTCAACTGCTTCAACTATCGCCCGCCCATCATCGGTTTCGCCAGCACCGGCTGGAAAGACAGCGTGGCGAATATCGTGGAAACCGGCGAGTTCGTTTGGAATCTGGCGACGCGCCCGCTGGCGGAAGCGATGAACAACAGCGCCATCAACCTGCCGCGCGGCGAGGATGAATTCGCCTTCGCCGGCGTCACGCCGCTGCCCGGGCGCCGGGTCAAAGCCGAGCGCGTGGCCGAAAGCCCGGTGAACTTCGAATGCCGCCTGACCCAGTGCATTCAGCTGCAAACCGCCGCCGGTGAACAGGTGGAAACCTGGCTGGTATTGGGCGAGGTGGTGGCGGTGCACCTCGATCCGGCGCTGCTGGACGAACACGGCGTCTACCAGACCGCCGCCGCCGAACCTATCCTGCGTGCCGGCGGCCCGACCGCCTACTATGGCATTTCCGAACAGCACCGTTTCGATCTGGCGCGCCCGACGCGCTGA